The Cytophagales bacterium DNA window GTATTGATCTGATAGAGATTCTGGTAATTTTTTGAGCTTAAATCCTTAATGTGCTCCCTTGCACTTTCCAAATGATTTTTAAGATGGATCTCTTTTTCATTGTCATCACTGCAATTGAAATATTGTTCATAAGCTTTTAAAGACACTTTTGAATCAATAACCAGATGCTTGTTATCGGGCAGATTAATTATAAAATCAGGTCTTTTGTCATTGCCTGCTTCGTCTTTAAATGTATCTTGCCTGCTATAATGAATACCTTGTTCCAAACCTGCTCTTTCTAAAATTAATTCTAATCTTATTTCACCCCAATCGCCTTGAGTTTTGGATTCACCTTTCAGCGCTTTTGTAAGATTGCTGGCATCTTCGCTAATTTTTATACTTGACTCATTCAAACTCTTTATTTGCTGCGCTAAGACTGAACGTTCTCTTGTCCCTTTTACATAAGTTTCTTCAACTTTTTTCTCAAATATAGTGATCTTTTCTTTTAATGGGTTAAGTATATCTGTAAGCTTCTTTTGATTGGCTTCGGTAAGTTCAGTTGTATTTTGTTTTAAGATTTTAGAGGCGAGATTTTCAAATTCAGTTAATAATTTTTCTTCCTGTTTTTCATACTGCTTATTGAGGTTATCAATTACCTGATCTTTGGCCGCAATTTGTTTATTTAACTCAATGATATTGTTCAAATCATCCTGCCCCACGGCTTTTTTACCTTCAAACTTGAATTTGGCAATGAACCAGCCAGCCAGGAAACCGATGGCAATTCCTATTATAATAAAGAATGCATCCATATATTCTTTTAAGATATAATTGCAGGTGTTTCCATTTTTAAACTTTTCCTGCTTCTTCAGATTTGCGTTTTTTTGAACGAAGAATATCAGGAAAGTCAAATGAAAAGGTCATAAAGACAAGCATTATTATTAACATTACTCCAATTGAGTAAATTGCTATAGTTGCAAGGGTTTCCATTTCTAAAGTCCTCCTATTTTTTTAGTTTTATTCTATTCTGCATACATTATCCATTCCCCGTCACCCTTTCCCTATCTCGGCTTAACAATCCGGGCTACATTCACCTCAAATCTATCACTTCAACTCCTTTATACTTTGATTTGTCAAATACGAAATAATTATCGTCTACATTAATATTGGGGGTAAACTTTTTTATTGTATAAAGGTACCGGTTGCCATTCTTTTCAAATATTTTCCAGCTAAGTATTAAATTATCTTTTTTGCTGACTAATATTCTTACTTTAAAAACCTGCTGATCTATGTTTTCAGGACTGAGGTCAACTACATGGTAAACCTTACCGGCCATGGTTTTTTCTTCCATAAGCCAGTATTTATACCCTTTTTTATACATAGTATAAATTTCTGTAGGGGTGATCTCATTTTCTTCGGGTTCATAATCAGAAATGTTCACCTCATTGGCTTCTTTTAAGTAATTCCAGATGGTTTTGCCATTATTGAATATCTCCTGCTCTCCCATTACAAGTCTGTACTTGTCTCCCTTTACAGTGATCTCCCATTGTTCATTCTGTGTAATTCCGGTAGCAGGGCTCTCCATAAAATAGGAGATTTGAGCCTTGAACGCCTTGATCGAACTATATTTTGTACTCATTTTCTCCAGTATTTCCAAAGCACGGGGATTATGCTGAGCGAATAATGGAGAATAGAGAATGGAAAATGGAAAATAGAAAATTATCGTAGTAAAAAAGATAAGGTTTCTCATATGATGTATGAATAGGTTTTGGTTAGATGTTGTATTGTTTTAGTTTTTTTGTTATTGTTCAAGTTCCCTCAATAATTGTTCCAATTTATAGTCATCCATGATAAAAACTTCTCTTGCTTTACTTCCATTAAAAGGCCCAACGATCTCAAATGCTTCTAATTGATCCATCAACCTGCCTGCCCTGTTGTAACCGATCTCAAGCTTTCTTTGAAGCAAAGAGGTGCTTCCCTGTTGATGGGTCACTATTATTCTTGCAGCTTCTTCAAAAAGAGAATCTCTTTCAGAAACATCAAATTCTGTTTTGCTGCTGCCATTATCCTCATAATATTCAGGTAATAGATAAGCCGTTTCGTATCCTTTTTGTTCACCGATATATTCGCAAACCCTTTCTGCTTCAGCAGTATCTATGAAAGGACATTGCAGACGGATGATATTAGAGCCATTGGATAAGAGCATATCTCCATTTCCTACCAATTGCTCTGCTCCCCCGGTATCTAAAATAGTTCTGGAATCAATTTTAGAAGTAACTTTGTAGGAAAGTCGTGCCGGGAAGTTAGCTTTAATAACACCCGTGATAATGTTTACAGATGGTCTTTGAGTAGCAACAACCAAATGTATGCCTACAGCACGTGCAATTTGTGCTAAACGTGCGATCGGAGTTTCAACTTCTTTCCCTGCTGTCATCATCAAGTCTGCTAATTCATCAATTACCAGCACTATGTAGGGCAAAAACCGGTGGCCTTTTTCAGGACTCAACCTGCGGGCAATAAACTTTGTATTATATTCTTTAATAAGTCTGCACCCAGCATCTTTAAGCAGGGCATACCTGGTCTCCATTTCAATGCCAAGAGAATTCAGCGTATGTACTACTTTCCTGGTATCTGTAATAATAGGTTCTTCACTATCAGGCAATTTAGCAAGAAAATGTTTTTCAATTTTGTTAAACAGTGATAATTCTACCTGCTTGGGATCAATCAAAACAAACTTGAGCTGTGAAGGATGTTTTTTATATATTAAGGAAGTAAGTATTGCATTCAATCCGACAGATTTGCCCTGACCCGTAGCGCCAGCCATCAAGAGATGAGGCATTTTAGCCAGGTCTGCGATGTAAACTT harbors:
- a CDS encoding outer membrane lipoprotein carrier protein LolA: MRNLIFFTTIIFYFPFSILYSPLFAQHNPRALEILEKMSTKYSSIKAFKAQISYFMESPATGITQNEQWEITVKGDKYRLVMGEQEIFNNGKTIWNYLKEANEVNISDYEPEENEITPTEIYTMYKKGYKYWLMEEKTMAGKVYHVVDLSPENIDQQVFKVRILVSKKDNLILSWKIFEKNGNRYLYTIKKFTPNINVDDNYFVFDKSKYKGVEVIDLR
- a CDS encoding DNA recombination protein RmuC codes for the protein MDAFFIIIGIAIGFLAGWFIAKFKFEGKKAVGQDDLNNIIELNKQIAAKDQVIDNLNKQYEKQEEKLLTEFENLASKILKQNTTELTEANQKKLTDILNPLKEKITIFEKKVEETYVKGTRERSVLAQQIKSLNESSIKISEDASNLTKALKGESKTQGDWGEIRLELILERAGLEQGIHYSRQDTFKDEAGNDKRPDFIINLPDNKHLVIDSKVSLKAYEQYFNCSDDNEKEIHLKNHLESAREHIKDLSSKNYQNLYQINTPDYVLMYIPIEPAFTLAVQSDTELMLWALEKKNVVLVTTSTLLATLSTVSSIWKQEDQKKNVLEIARQSGALYDKFVGFVDDLIDVGNRMDSAKKAYESAMNKLSTGKDNLIRKTENIKKLGAKTTKSLPQILSDKANEEEGEYTSMMIEEPQKEN